In Nocardia asteroides, the following proteins share a genomic window:
- a CDS encoding sensor histidine kinase: MKRGQLRIYLGAAPGVGKTYAMLGEAHRRRERGRDVVAAVVETHGRTKTAELLDGIERIPPKTVVYRGTALPELDVDAVLARQPAVVLVDELAHTNVPGSAHEKRWQDVEQLLDAGIDVISTVNVQHLESLNDVVRQITGIEQRETVPDAVVRAADQVELVDLTPEALRRRLSHGNVYAADKVDAALRNYFRPGNLTALRELALLWLADQVDAALAKYRADHQITELWEARERVVVAVTGGPESETIVRRAGRIASKASADLVVVHVVRGDGLAGVSSERMSTLRELAAGLDASLHTVTGDDVPTALLDFAREINATQLVLGTSRRSRWARMLDEGIGATVVQRSGKIDVHMVTHEHAHHGARKWLRPRRPVTAWLAAVLVPLLVSMVCGVLLDRWLQLGGLSAMFFVGVVAVALFGGVVPAGLSALLSGLLLNWFYTDPRYSLTIAEPDNFVTVVVLLIVAVAVAALVDVAAKRTVQARKASREAELLTLFAGSVLHGADLPNLLEQVRETYGQRAVSVRCGDRIVAAVGPEPPQRIADAETVIEAGDARSHLLLSGRAITAADRPVLSAVANQAVGLVRQAKLTEEAGAAAALLEADRLRRALLSAVSHDLRTPLAGAKAAVSSLRSDEIEFSPEDTGELLEAIEESVDQLTALVGNLLDSSRLAVGVVSPQPRQVYMDEAVHRALVSVGMGTRGLRRAAMDRVKVEVGEVSVLADSGLLERVLANLIDNALRHSGRETPVRVTAEPDGDRVAVAVVDVGPGVPAGTEEQLFEPFQRLGDRDNTTGVGLGLSVVRGFVEAMGGTVHAEPTPGGGLTMLVDLPAATVRAPDADAS, translated from the coding sequence GTGAAACGCGGACAGCTGCGCATCTACCTCGGTGCGGCGCCGGGTGTGGGCAAGACCTACGCCATGCTCGGCGAAGCGCACCGGCGGCGGGAACGCGGCCGCGACGTGGTGGCCGCCGTGGTGGAGACGCACGGCCGCACCAAGACCGCCGAGCTGCTCGACGGCATCGAGCGGATTCCGCCGAAGACCGTCGTCTACCGGGGCACCGCACTGCCCGAACTCGACGTCGACGCCGTGCTGGCCCGTCAACCCGCCGTGGTGCTCGTCGACGAACTGGCCCACACCAACGTCCCCGGCAGCGCGCACGAGAAGCGCTGGCAGGACGTGGAACAGCTGCTCGACGCCGGCATCGACGTGATCTCCACGGTGAACGTGCAGCACCTGGAGAGCCTCAACGACGTGGTCCGGCAGATCACCGGCATCGAGCAGCGCGAGACGGTGCCCGACGCGGTGGTGCGCGCCGCCGATCAGGTCGAGCTGGTCGACCTCACCCCGGAAGCGTTGCGGCGCAGGCTCTCCCACGGCAACGTCTACGCCGCCGACAAGGTCGACGCGGCGCTGCGCAACTACTTCCGGCCCGGCAACCTGACCGCCCTGCGCGAACTCGCGCTGCTGTGGCTGGCCGATCAGGTCGACGCCGCGCTCGCGAAATACCGGGCCGATCACCAGATCACCGAGCTGTGGGAGGCGCGCGAGCGGGTGGTCGTCGCGGTCACCGGCGGACCCGAATCCGAGACCATCGTGCGCCGGGCCGGGCGGATCGCGTCCAAGGCCAGCGCCGATCTGGTGGTGGTGCACGTGGTGCGCGGCGACGGACTGGCCGGGGTGTCGAGCGAGCGGATGAGCACGCTGCGCGAACTCGCGGCGGGCCTGGACGCCTCGCTGCACACGGTGACCGGCGACGACGTCCCCACCGCCCTGCTCGATTTCGCCCGCGAGATCAACGCGACGCAGCTGGTTCTGGGCACCTCGCGGCGGTCGCGCTGGGCCAGGATGCTCGACGAGGGCATCGGCGCCACGGTGGTGCAACGCTCGGGCAAGATCGACGTCCACATGGTGACCCACGAACACGCCCACCACGGGGCGCGCAAATGGCTGCGGCCACGCAGGCCGGTCACCGCGTGGCTGGCGGCGGTGCTGGTGCCGCTGCTGGTGAGCATGGTGTGCGGCGTGCTGCTGGATCGCTGGTTGCAGCTGGGCGGGCTCAGCGCGATGTTCTTCGTCGGCGTTGTCGCGGTCGCGCTGTTCGGCGGCGTGGTGCCCGCCGGGCTGTCCGCGCTGCTGTCGGGGCTGCTGCTGAACTGGTTCTACACCGATCCGCGCTACAGCCTCACCATCGCCGAGCCCGACAACTTCGTCACCGTGGTGGTGTTGCTGATCGTCGCGGTGGCCGTGGCGGCCCTGGTCGACGTGGCCGCCAAGCGAACGGTGCAGGCGCGCAAGGCCTCCCGCGAGGCCGAACTGCTCACGCTGTTCGCCGGCTCGGTGCTGCACGGCGCCGATCTGCCCAACCTGCTCGAACAGGTCCGCGAGACCTACGGCCAGCGCGCGGTGAGCGTGCGGTGCGGCGACCGGATCGTCGCCGCCGTCGGCCCGGAACCGCCGCAGCGGATCGCCGACGCCGAGACCGTCATCGAGGCGGGCGACGCGCGGAGTCACCTGCTGCTGTCGGGGCGCGCGATCACCGCCGCCGACCGGCCGGTGCTGAGCGCGGTCGCCAATCAGGCGGTCGGGCTGGTGCGGCAGGCGAAGCTGACCGAGGAGGCGGGCGCGGCCGCGGCGCTGCTCGAGGCCGACCGGTTGCGCCGGGCGCTGCTCTCGGCGGTCAGCCACGACCTGCGCACCCCGCTGGCGGGCGCCAAGGCGGCGGTGTCGAGCCTGCGCAGCGACGAGATCGAGTTCTCACCCGAGGACACCGGGGAGCTACTGGAAGCCATCGAGGAATCGGTCGACCAGCTCACCGCGCTGGTGGGCAATCTGCTCGACTCCTCCCGGCTCGCGGTCGGCGTCGTCAGCCCGCAGCCGCGGCAGGTGTACATGGACGAGGCGGTGCACCGGGCGCTGGTCAGCGTCGGCATGGGCACCCGTGGGCTGCGCCGCGCGGCGATGGACCGGGTGAAGGTGGAGGTCGGCGAGGTGTCCGTCCTCGCCGACAGTGGCCTGCTGGAACGGGTGCTGGCCAACCTGATCGACAACGCCCTGCGGCACTCCGGCCGCGAGACCCCGGTGCGGGTCACCGCCGAACCCGACGGCGACCGGGTGGCCGTCGCGGTCGTCGACGTGGGCCCCGGTGTCCCGGCCGGGACCGAGGAGCAGCTGTTCGAACCGTTCCAGCGGCTCGGCGACCGCGACAACACCACCGGCGTCGGCCTCGGCCTGTCGGTGGTGCGCGGTTTCGTCGAGGCGATGGGCGGCACGGTGCACGCCGAACCGACCCCCGGCGGCGGCCTGACCATGCTCGTCGACCTGCCCGCGGCCACGGTCCGAGCCCCGGACGCCGACGCCTCATGA
- a CDS encoding potassium-transporting ATPase: protein MSVVVFTVLTVAIFALLGLVQRGVEKL, encoded by the coding sequence ATGTCTGTCGTGGTGTTCACGGTGCTCACCGTGGCGATCTTCGCGCTGCTGGGCCTGGTCCAGCGGGGGGTGGAAAAGCTGTGA